The Ochotona princeps isolate mOchPri1 chromosome 1, mOchPri1.hap1, whole genome shotgun sequence genome has a segment encoding these proteins:
- the CNR1 gene encoding cannabinoid receptor 1: MKSILDGLADTTFRTITTDLLYVGTNDIQYEDIKGDMASKLGYFPQKFPLTSFRGSPLQDKMTAGDSSQLVPGDPLNMTEFYNKSLSSYKENEENIQCGENFMDMECFMILNPSQQLAIAVLSLTLGTFTVLENLLVLCVILHSRSLRCRPSYHFIGSLAVADLLGSVIFVYSFVDFHVFHRKDSPNVFLFKLGGVTASFTASVGSLFLTAIDRYISIHRPLAYKRIVTRPKAVVAFCLMWTIAIVIAVLPLLGWNCKKLQSVCSDIFPLIDETYLMFWIGVTSVLLLFIVYAYMYILWKAHSHAVRMIQRGTQKSIIIHTSEDGKVQVTRPDQARMDIRLAKTLVLILVVLIICWGPLLAIMVYDVFGKMNKLIKTVFAFCSMLCLLNSTVNPIIYALRSKDLRHAFRSMFPSCEGTAQPLDNSMGDSDCLHKHANNAASVHRAAESCIKSTVKIAKVTMSVSTDTSAEAL, encoded by the coding sequence ATGAAGTCCATCCTAGATGGCCTCGCAGACACCACGTTCCGCACCATCACCACAGACCTCCTGTACGTGGGGACTAATGACATTCAATACGAAGACATCAAAGGCGACATGGCGTCCAAATTAGGCTACTTCCCACAAAAATTCCCATTGACTTCCTTCCGGGGAAGTCCCCTCCAAGACAAGATGACTGCAGGAGACAGCTCCCAGTTAGTCCCGGGAGACCCGTTGAACATGACTGAGTTCTACAACAAGTCTCTCTCCTCCTACAAGGAGAATGAGGAGAACATCCAGTGTGGGGAGAACTTCATGGACATGGAATGCTTCATGATCCTGAACCCCAGCCAGCAGCTGGCCATTGCTGTACTGTCCCTCACGCTGGGCACCTTCACGGTCCTGGAGAACCTGCTGGTGCTGTGTGTCATCCTCCACTCCCGCAGCCTCCGCTGCCGGCCCTCTTACCACTTCATCGGCAGTCTGGCGGTGGCGGATCTCCTGGGGAGCGTCATTTTTGTCTACAGCTTCGTCGACTTCCATGTGTTCCACCGCAAAGACAGCCCCAACGTGTTTCTGTTCAAACTAGGCGGGGTCACAGCTTCCTTCACTGCCTCAGTGGGCAGCCTGTTCCTCACAGCCATCGACAGGTACATATCTATTCACAGGCCCCTGGCCTACAAGAGGATCGTCACCAGGCCCAAGGCTGTGGTGGCCTTTTGCCTGATGTGGACCATAGCAATTGTGATCGCTGTGCTGCCTCTCCTGGGCTGGAACTGCAAGAAGCTGCAATCTGTTTGCTCAGACATTTTCCCACTCATTGACGAGACCTACCTAATGTTCTGGATCGGGGTCACCAGCGTGCTGCTGCTGTTCATTGTGTATGCCTACATGTATATTCTCTGGAAGGCTCATAGCCACGCAGTCCGCATGATTCAGCGTGGCACCCAGAAGAGCATCATTATCCACACGTCAGAAGATGGCAAAGTGCAGGTGACCCGGCCAGACCAAGCCCGCATGGACATCAGGCTAGCCAAGACCCTAGTCCTGATCCTAGTGGTGTTGATCATCTGCTGGGGCCCTCTGCTTGCCATCATGGTATACGATGTCTTTGGGAAGATGAACAAACTCATTAAGACGGTGTTTGCTTTCTGTAGTATGCTCTGCCTGCTGAACTCCACCGTGAATCCCATCATCTATGCTCTGAGGAGCAAGGACCTCAGGCATGCTTTCCGGAGCATGTTCCCCTCGTGTGAAGGCACCGCGCAGCCCCTGGATAACAGCATGGGGGACTCGGACTGTCTGCACAAGCATGCGAACAACGCGGCCAGTGTTCATAGGGCGGCGGAAAGCTGCATCAAGAGCACGGTCAAGATTGCCAAGGTGACCATGTCTGTTTCCACAGACACATCTGCTGAGGCTTTGTGA